The Sulfurimonas lithotrophica genome includes a region encoding these proteins:
- a CDS encoding response regulator transcription factor — MKFDTSKYTVLYAQENKCTSNICKEYLEEKFEKVYITDDGREALEFYKNKKVDIIILDDNISHFNGFEIASKVRQQDINIKIILLISFLDEKILFEAVELCPLEYIHKPIEKIKLAEVLHKIICELEKKHQTNNYFYLPEDYIWEKTKKILIYDSNAITLTKNETLLMEFLCSEKERVFSSQEIMEFFWENDGNNDLTFDALRGLIKRIRKKLPPNSIINIVNRGYYLKSER, encoded by the coding sequence ATGAAGTTTGATACGAGTAAATATACTGTTTTGTATGCACAAGAAAATAAATGTACAAGCAATATTTGCAAAGAATACTTAGAAGAAAAGTTTGAAAAAGTTTATATAACCGATGATGGAAGGGAAGCACTTGAATTTTATAAAAATAAAAAAGTTGATATTATCATTTTAGACGATAATATTTCACACTTTAACGGATTCGAAATAGCATCTAAAGTGCGTCAACAGGATATTAACATTAAAATAATACTTTTAATATCATTTTTAGATGAAAAAATTTTATTTGAAGCAGTCGAGCTTTGTCCTTTAGAGTATATACATAAACCCATTGAAAAAATAAAACTTGCCGAAGTACTTCATAAGATAATATGTGAGTTAGAAAAAAAACACCAAACAAATAATTATTTTTATTTACCTGAAGATTATATCTGGGAGAAAACAAAAAAGATATTAATATATGATTCAAACGCTATAACTCTAACAAAAAATGAAACTTTACTTATGGAATTTTTATGTTCGGAAAAGGAACGCGTATTTAGTTCACAAGAGATAATGGAGTTTTTTTGGGAAAATGACGGGAATAACGACTTGACTTTTGATGCCTTAAGAGGATTGATTAAACGTATCAGAAAAAAATTACCTCCAAATTCCATAATAAATATTGTTAACAGAGGATATTATCTAAAGTCAGAAAGATAA
- a CDS encoding GGDEF domain-containing protein codes for MSLQFEKKYIFNKIFLLFFLTGVLLGVLNAHIDMHFFYVGLGSFLDFLIFNVPTPEAYARTLVLGICIIFGYIFSKIYYEHLEYKLLLEYSLDKSYEAIFLLNKNGGFYRLNKNKEENFAYDIKDFLNLNIHDLKDKGHIKFKTKYINKDNDFINVEVIANYIIYKDREYFIASVKDISKKKDKEEIIKLNKELEMLVNTDSLTGISNRYKFDETLKYHLAKNRRTDDKKLALLIYDIDNFKKINDSFGHNVGDSVLKELVEVTKKYIRQGDTFARWGGEEFVVLLQNANFQSSISVAKKIHEAVKNHNFNKVKNITISIGIALAANDDTAELLFTKADKALYKAKNDGRDRIAYQKEIGEIY; via the coding sequence ATGAGTTTACAATTTGAAAAGAAATATATTTTTAATAAAATTTTTCTTCTATTTTTTTTAACAGGTGTTTTACTGGGGGTATTAAACGCACATATTGATATGCACTTTTTTTACGTGGGATTGGGCTCTTTTTTAGATTTTTTAATCTTTAACGTACCGACTCCTGAAGCATATGCCAGAACACTGGTCTTAGGAATATGTATAATATTTGGATATATATTTTCAAAAATTTATTATGAACATTTGGAATACAAGCTTTTACTTGAGTATTCGCTTGATAAATCTTACGAAGCTATTTTTTTATTAAATAAAAATGGGGGTTTTTATCGGCTGAATAAAAATAAAGAAGAAAATTTTGCTTATGATATTAAAGATTTTTTAAATTTAAATATACATGATTTAAAAGATAAAGGTCATATTAAATTTAAAACAAAGTATATAAACAAAGATAACGACTTTATTAATGTTGAGGTAATAGCAAACTATATTATTTACAAGGACAGAGAGTACTTTATAGCATCTGTTAAAGATATATCTAAGAAAAAAGATAAAGAAGAAATAATTAAACTCAATAAAGAACTTGAAATGTTGGTAAATACCGATAGTTTAACCGGTATATCAAATCGTTATAAGTTTGATGAGACACTAAAATATCATTTGGCAAAAAACAGAAGAACTGATGATAAAAAGCTAGCACTTTTAATATATGATATAGACAACTTTAAAAAAATAAACGATTCATTCGGTCATAATGTAGGTGACAGTGTTTTAAAAGAATTGGTTGAGGTTACAAAAAAATATATAAGACAAGGTGATACATTTGCAAGATGGGGAGGGGAAGAGTTTGTGGTTCTTTTGCAAAATGCAAATTTTCAAAGTAGCATCAGTGTTGCAAAAAAAATACATGAAGCTGTTAAAAATCATAATTTTAATAAAGTTAAAAATATAACTATAAGTATAGGAATAGCCTTGGCAGCTAATGATGATACGGCAGAACTGCTTTTTACCAAAGCCGATAAAGCTTTATATAAAGCAAAGAATGACGGTAGAGATCGCATTGCTTATCAAAAAGAAATAGGGGAGATATATTAA
- a CDS encoding magnesium transporter MgtE N-terminal domain-containing protein has product MRLLIIFLFISTHLFSIETSERLFECSEIFKARKSELLIELERIDEQKQALEALKNATEDLLKDKQKKVDYEAEVVENKRAEIAAKEANIKAMLEENKAVLAELKKIKMDKVAQTFAKMKAAAAAKILSDMDANDAAKILSSLKPKTVGKILTKMDAKKGSELTLLLAK; this is encoded by the coding sequence ATGAGATTACTAATAATTTTTTTATTTATATCTACTCATCTTTTTTCAATCGAAACAAGTGAAAGATTATTTGAATGTAGTGAAATTTTTAAAGCCAGAAAAAGTGAACTCTTAATAGAGTTAGAAAGAATAGATGAACAAAAACAAGCTTTGGAAGCACTTAAAAATGCTACCGAAGATTTACTAAAAGATAAACAAAAAAAAGTTGATTATGAGGCTGAGGTAGTAGAAAACAAAAGAGCTGAAATAGCTGCTAAAGAGGCAAATATAAAAGCTATGCTTGAGGAAAACAAAGCAGTACTGGCAGAGCTGAAAAAAATCAAAATGGATAAAGTAGCCCAAACTTTTGCAAAAATGAAAGCTGCCGCCGCTGCAAAAATACTCTCCGATATGGATGCTAACGATGCCGCGAAAATTCTGTCATCTTTGAAGCCTAAAACGGTTGGCAAAATTCTGACAAAGATGGATGCTAAAAAAGGTAGTGAATTAACCCTTCTTCTCGCAAAGTAA
- a CDS encoding flagellar export protein FliJ, which translates to MKTRYSPLVKLKKSTMDKSERQVQQKNADLNNAKKALESSYNSLDDISQPTSGNINNLLASRSLLSSQRDLIEHNKSWVSYANKQLEAAKLQFKKDMIEFEKFKYLEVQEIKKYQKELKVKETKDLDEIALMTFGKDYK; encoded by the coding sequence ATGAAGACTCGCTACTCTCCACTTGTAAAACTAAAAAAAAGCACAATGGATAAAAGCGAGCGACAAGTTCAGCAAAAAAATGCAGACTTAAACAATGCCAAAAAAGCATTAGAGAGTTCATATAACTCTTTAGACGATATTTCCCAACCGACTTCGGGAAATATCAACAATCTTTTAGCCTCAAGAAGTTTACTCTCTTCCCAAAGAGATTTGATAGAACATAATAAAAGTTGGGTAAGTTATGCCAACAAGCAGCTTGAAGCTGCAAAGCTACAATTCAAAAAAGATATGATAGAGTTTGAAAAGTTTAAATACTTGGAAGTCCAAGAGATAAAAAAATACCAAAAAGAATTAAAAGTAAAAGAGACAAAAGATTTAGACGAGATTGCTTTAATGACTTTTGGTAAAGACTACAAATAG
- a CDS encoding adenylosuccinate synthase, with amino-acid sequence MATKADLIVGIQWGDEGKGKIVDALASKYDMVCRSQGGHNAGHTIWVEGVKYALHLIPSGVLNPKAINVVGNGVVLSPESIIKEMEQFDNLEGRLFISDKAHLNLSYHSLIDQARERLKGDKAIGTTGKGIGPSYADKINRGGVRVGELLDPERLTNSIIEYFEQNRAIFDVFEIATPNKAELLAELEGFKSKLAPFITDTTQMVWKALDEENKKVLLEGAQGTLLDIDHGTYPYVTSSSTVSAGACTGLGINPKDIGKVIGIVKAYCTRVGNGPFPSEDFGEDGKRLGEQGHEFGTTTGRARRCGWFDAVATRHACRLNGVDELSLMKLDVLDGFDEVKLCVAYEYNGEEIDYMPADLDAVKPIYKTFKGWTNSAGVREFDKLPKDAQDFVKTIEEISKTKVGIISTSPERDDTIIL; translated from the coding sequence ATGGCAACAAAAGCAGATTTAATAGTCGGTATCCAATGGGGAGACGAAGGTAAAGGTAAAATAGTAGATGCATTGGCATCTAAATACGATATGGTTTGTAGAAGTCAAGGTGGACATAATGCAGGTCACACTATTTGGGTTGAGGGTGTTAAATACGCACTTCACTTAATACCGTCCGGTGTACTTAATCCTAAAGCTATAAACGTAGTAGGAAACGGTGTTGTTTTATCTCCTGAGTCTATCATAAAAGAGATGGAGCAATTTGATAATTTAGAAGGTCGTTTATTTATATCGGATAAAGCTCACTTAAATCTTTCATACCACTCTTTGATAGATCAAGCTCGTGAGAGACTAAAAGGTGATAAAGCTATCGGTACTACGGGAAAAGGTATCGGACCATCATATGCCGACAAAATTAACCGTGGCGGTGTTCGTGTTGGCGAACTTTTAGACCCTGAGAGATTAACTAACTCGATTATTGAATATTTTGAACAAAATCGTGCTATATTTGACGTTTTTGAGATTGCAACACCAAACAAAGCTGAACTTTTAGCAGAGTTAGAAGGTTTTAAATCAAAGCTTGCTCCTTTTATTACTGATACTACACAGATGGTATGGAAAGCTTTAGATGAGGAGAATAAAAAAGTTCTTCTTGAAGGTGCTCAGGGTACACTACTTGATATCGACCACGGTACATATCCGTATGTAACTTCAAGCTCGACTGTATCTGCAGGTGCATGTACCGGTCTTGGAATAAATCCTAAAGATATAGGTAAAGTTATCGGTATTGTAAAAGCCTATTGTACACGTGTTGGAAACGGACCGTTCCCTTCTGAGGATTTTGGTGAAGATGGTAAACGTCTAGGTGAGCAGGGTCATGAGTTTGGAACTACAACCGGTCGTGCTAGACGTTGTGGTTGGTTTGATGCGGTTGCAACTCGTCACGCATGTCGTCTTAACGGTGTAGATGAACTTTCACTTATGAAACTTGACGTGTTAGACGGTTTTGATGAAGTAAAACTATGTGTAGCTTATGAATACAACGGTGAAGAGATAGATTATATGCCTGCTGATTTAGATGCGGTAAAACCAATTTATAAAACTTTTAAAGGTTGGACAAATTCTGCAGGTGTAAGAGAATTTGATAAACTTCCAAAAGATGCACAGGACTTTGTAAAAACTATTGAAGAAATAAGTAAAACAAAAGTTGGTATAATTTCTACATCGCCTGAAAGAGATGATACAATAATCCTATAA
- a CDS encoding ATP phosphoribosyltransferase regulatory subunit, with protein sequence MILEHEIPNGSKLYFGKSAKVKREIEYKASEVLVAEGFEEILTPVFSYHQHLSIANERELIRANDEKNNSVSLRADSTIDVVRIIEKRLGRNTDERKWFYIQPVYKYPTTEQYQIGVEYMGETNLSYVLNIANDIFKKLEVSALVQISNMKIPHILVNMFDELTLEDFRHLNIEKFLNLKVDWLTKLVYLQHVEQVDELLDIVPDILKAELVKMKELCSDSACNNGVLAPMYYAKMLYYDELFFRVIKGNEVYARGGRYKNEDTTSVGFAIYTDTIIEEKVN encoded by the coding sequence ATGATTTTAGAGCATGAGATACCAAACGGCTCAAAACTTTATTTTGGAAAAAGTGCAAAAGTTAAAAGAGAGATAGAGTACAAAGCGAGCGAAGTATTGGTTGCTGAAGGCTTTGAAGAGATTTTAACTCCTGTTTTTTCATATCATCAGCACCTGAGTATTGCAAACGAGAGAGAACTTATCCGTGCAAACGATGAGAAAAATAATTCTGTATCGCTAAGAGCAGACTCTACAATAGATGTTGTTCGTATAATCGAAAAACGTCTTGGTCGAAATACTGATGAGAGAAAATGGTTCTATATACAACCTGTTTATAAATACCCGACGACTGAGCAATATCAAATCGGTGTTGAATATATGGGTGAGACAAACTTATCTTATGTTTTAAATATTGCAAACGATATATTTAAAAAGTTAGAAGTATCGGCACTTGTGCAAATAAGTAATATGAAAATACCTCATATTTTGGTTAATATGTTTGATGAATTAACTCTTGAAGATTTTAGACATCTAAATATAGAAAAGTTTTTAAATCTTAAAGTAGATTGGCTAACTAAACTTGTTTATCTTCAACATGTAGAACAAGTAGATGAACTTTTAGATATCGTTCCGGATATTTTAAAAGCAGAACTTGTAAAAATGAAAGAACTATGTAGTGATTCAGCATGTAATAACGGAGTTTTAGCTCCTATGTATTACGCTAAGATGCTTTACTATGATGAGTTGTTTTTTAGAGTTATAAAAGGTAATGAGGTATATGCACGTGGTGGCAGATATAAAAATGAAGATACAACTTCGGTTGGTTTTGCAATATATACAGATACTATAATAGAAGAGAAAGTGAATTAA
- a CDS encoding pyridoxal-phosphate-dependent aminotransferase family protein, with amino-acid sequence MLLFTPGPTPVPQNVRNAMADETMHHRTPEFEAIFEKTRKHLFKLFNTDEVVMIASSGTGAMEAAVINLCHNTLLNVNSGKFGERFGKIAKANGLGSVEVKNEWDTPVSIEEIVEAVKNNSDIDAIAVQISESAGGLRHPVEEIAAAIKEVNPSIMIIADGITAVGVEKIDVTNIDALIAGSQKALMLPPGLSIIGLSNAAIEKIGGGKGYYLNLASEIKKQRQNTTAYTAATTLIIGLLEVLETIEKDGGLAKLYADTACRAKSVRRALEAIGLHVYPKVPAKSMITIDDESANEIRKVLKEDYQVNVAGGQDHLKGKIFRVNQMGLIQPYEMAWVVNAIELALDKIGKRKYDGTANRVFNGCFLGVD; translated from the coding sequence ATGTTACTTTTTACACCTGGACCGACTCCGGTACCTCAAAATGTTCGTAATGCTATGGCCGATGAGACTATGCATCACCGTACACCGGAATTTGAAGCGATTTTTGAAAAAACTCGCAAGCATCTTTTTAAACTATTTAATACTGATGAAGTAGTTATGATTGCATCTAGCGGAACAGGTGCAATGGAAGCAGCAGTTATAAACCTTTGCCATAATACACTTTTAAACGTAAACAGCGGAAAATTCGGTGAGCGTTTTGGAAAGATTGCCAAAGCTAACGGCTTAGGCTCTGTTGAGGTTAAAAATGAGTGGGATACACCTGTCAGTATTGAAGAAATTGTAGAAGCTGTTAAAAATAATTCTGATATAGATGCAATAGCTGTGCAAATTAGTGAATCTGCAGGTGGACTTCGCCATCCTGTAGAGGAAATAGCAGCAGCGATTAAAGAAGTTAATCCAAGTATTATGATAATAGCAGACGGTATTACGGCAGTAGGTGTCGAGAAGATAGATGTTACAAATATAGACGCACTTATAGCAGGTAGCCAAAAAGCTTTAATGCTTCCTCCGGGTTTATCTATAATCGGTCTCTCAAATGCAGCTATAGAAAAAATAGGCGGGGGTAAAGGATATTATCTTAACTTAGCAAGCGAGATTAAAAAGCAGCGTCAAAACACTACGGCTTATACGGCTGCTACTACCTTAATAATCGGACTTTTAGAAGTACTAGAGACTATAGAAAAAGACGGTGGGTTAGCAAAACTTTATGCAGACACGGCTTGTCGAGCTAAATCAGTAAGACGTGCATTAGAGGCTATAGGACTTCATGTTTATCCAAAAGTACCTGCTAAATCTATGATAACTATAGATGATGAGAGTGCAAACGAGATTAGAAAAGTTTTAAAAGAAGACTACCAAGTAAACGTAGCAGGCGGGCAAGACCATTTAAAAGGTAAGATATTTAGAGTAAATCAGATGGGTTTAATTCAACCTTATGAGATGGCATGGGTTGTAAATGCAATTGAATTGGCACTTGATAAAATTGGAAAAAGAAAATATGACGGAACAGCAAACAGAGTGTTTAACGGCTGTTTTCTTGGAGTGGATTAA
- a CDS encoding undecaprenyl-diphosphate phosphatase, with the protein MTIIDSIILGIIEGFTEFLPISSTGHLIVASKFLGLEQTNITKAYEVIIQFAAILAVFFNYRDKFHISKIPLWTKVFIAFLPIGSVGYIFSDQIKELFSLEVVAIMFIVGGVIFLLVEKFFIPHETTMLDDIEKISMKQTLWIGFAQVFALIPGTSRAGSTIIGALLTGLSRRASAEFSFLLAFPVMCAVTGYDLLKHYEDFTEESVIALGVGFVVSFIVAYLTIKLFLVFLEKFTFVAFGIYRIIFGISLLIFFN; encoded by the coding sequence ATGACAATAATAGATTCTATAATTTTAGGAATAATTGAGGGTTTTACCGAATTTCTTCCAATCTCATCAACAGGACATTTAATAGTAGCAAGTAAATTTTTAGGGCTTGAGCAAACAAATATTACAAAAGCATATGAAGTTATTATTCAATTTGCAGCAATTCTTGCAGTATTTTTCAACTATCGCGATAAATTTCACATTAGCAAAATTCCACTTTGGACAAAAGTTTTTATAGCTTTTTTACCGATTGGTTCTGTAGGATATATATTCTCAGACCAAATAAAAGAACTTTTTAGCCTTGAAGTTGTAGCTATTATGTTTATAGTAGGCGGTGTTATATTTTTACTGGTTGAAAAGTTTTTTATACCACATGAGACAACTATGCTTGATGATATTGAAAAAATAAGTATGAAACAGACTCTGTGGATTGGTTTTGCACAGGTTTTTGCACTTATTCCCGGAACCAGCCGTGCAGGTTCTACAATTATAGGCGCACTGCTGACAGGCTTAAGTCGCCGTGCAAGTGCAGAATTTAGTTTTTTACTTGCATTTCCCGTAATGTGTGCCGTAACAGGCTATGATTTACTAAAGCACTATGAAGATTTTACAGAAGAATCTGTTATAGCTTTGGGTGTTGGATTTGTAGTTTCGTTTATAGTAGCGTACTTGACTATAAAACTATTTTTAGTTTTTTTGGAAAAATTTACCTTCGTAGCTTTTGGTATTTATAGAATTATTTTTGGAATATCACTTTTAATATTTTTTAACTAA
- the rdgB gene encoding RdgB/HAM1 family non-canonical purine NTP pyrophosphatase — protein sequence MKLVLATGNKGKVREIKALCKDYEVVPYSDLIDEFEIVEDGDTFKENALIKARAVFKALDNEDVIVLADDSGISVDALDGAPGIYSARYAGADASDKDNLYKLIDDIKAKGVESSPAYYTAAIAVVTKNAEYTVHGWMYGTALTKAIGDGGFGYDPMFIPLGFDKTLGELDDEIKKKLSHRSKALTLAKKIINTL from the coding sequence TTGAAATTAGTTTTAGCAACAGGGAATAAAGGTAAAGTTAGAGAGATAAAAGCTCTTTGTAAAGATTATGAAGTAGTTCCGTACAGTGATTTGATAGATGAATTTGAAATAGTGGAAGACGGGGATACTTTCAAAGAAAATGCACTTATAAAAGCCAGAGCAGTTTTTAAGGCTTTAGATAATGAAGATGTTATAGTACTTGCGGATGATAGCGGAATAAGCGTAGATGCACTTGATGGAGCTCCCGGCATCTACAGTGCCAGATATGCAGGTGCTGATGCAAGTGATAAAGACAACCTATATAAACTGATAGATGATATAAAGGCTAAGGGAGTTGAATCAAGTCCCGCTTATTATACGGCGGCAATTGCAGTAGTAACTAAAAATGCAGAATATACGGTACACGGTTGGATGTACGGTACAGCTTTAACAAAAGCAATAGGCGATGGTGGTTTTGGATATGATCCGATGTTTATTCCGCTTGGATTTGATAAGACCTTAGGTGAATTAGATGATGAGATAAAGAAAAAATTATCACACCGCTCAAAAGCGTTAACACTGGCAAAAAAAATTATAAATACTTTGTAA
- a CDS encoding MFS transporter yields the protein MFKKVMPLSIILSLRFLGLFLVLPIISVYALTLEGATPLLVGIVVGGYALTQAIFQVPFGNMSDKIGRKPTLLVGLLIFLVGSLIAAYATDIYTLMLGRFLQGAGAIGAVITAMISDLVEEEKRAKAMAIMGASIALSFAVSMGAGPIIGAKYGVDTLFIITAVLSVLAIILLFTKVPTPPKIKHTYHAKAKTSDILKDSNLLNMIVINAMQKGLMTVAFVLIPIILTSDAFGWKNSDLYMAYLPAMVLGLIAMGPAAVFGEKKNKPREIFLLSIILFIASFLIMGLTNSSTVFIIGVVAFFIAFNMMEPLVQSMISKFAKVHQKGAALGISNSVAYFTTFIGGTSAGLLLDISDRGTIGISMAVLAFLWLLWTFKLQNPTKYSHLFINHDDIDEDKLNTLEHEHIAEWYINDTENIVVVKYVSEAIDEDELKAKIAK from the coding sequence ATGTTTAAAAAAGTAATGCCTCTTTCTATAATTCTCTCACTTAGATTTTTAGGTTTGTTCTTAGTTCTTCCGATAATTTCCGTTTATGCATTAACACTTGAGGGTGCTACACCACTGCTTGTAGGTATAGTGGTTGGTGGATATGCTCTGACTCAAGCTATTTTTCAAGTACCGTTTGGAAACATGAGTGATAAGATAGGTCGTAAACCTACACTTTTAGTCGGTCTGCTTATATTTTTAGTAGGTTCACTAATCGCTGCATATGCTACCGATATATATACACTTATGCTTGGACGTTTCTTGCAAGGTGCGGGAGCAATCGGTGCAGTTATAACAGCTATGATATCAGACCTTGTAGAAGAAGAGAAACGTGCAAAAGCTATGGCTATAATGGGCGCATCTATTGCACTTAGTTTTGCGGTATCTATGGGTGCCGGTCCAATTATCGGTGCAAAATACGGAGTTGATACATTATTTATAATCACTGCCGTTTTATCGGTTTTAGCGATTATTTTACTTTTTACAAAAGTCCCTACACCTCCAAAAATCAAACATACTTATCATGCTAAAGCAAAAACAAGCGATATATTAAAAGACTCAAACCTTTTAAATATGATAGTAATAAATGCTATGCAAAAAGGTCTTATGACTGTTGCTTTTGTACTTATACCTATTATACTTACAAGCGATGCCTTCGGATGGAAAAATTCCGACTTATATATGGCATATCTGCCTGCTATGGTTCTTGGTCTTATCGCTATGGGACCTGCTGCCGTATTTGGAGAAAAGAAAAATAAGCCTCGTGAAATATTTTTGCTATCTATTATATTGTTTATTGCATCGTTTTTAATCATGGGTTTAACAAACTCTAGTACAGTTTTTATAATAGGCGTAGTTGCATTTTTTATCGCATTTAATATGATGGAACCTCTTGTTCAATCTATGATAAGTAAATTCGCGAAAGTTCATCAAAAAGGTGCAGCACTTGGTATATCAAACTCTGTTGCATATTTTACGACTTTTATAGGCGGTACGAGTGCAGGTTTACTTTTAGATATATCAGACAGGGGTACTATCGGTATCTCTATGGCTGTTTTAGCATTTTTATGGTTACTATGGACGTTTAAACTACAAAATCCTACTAAATATTCACATCTTTTTATTAATCATGATGATATAGATGAAGATAAACTAAATACTCTAGAGCATGAACATATAGCCGAATGGTATATTAACGATACTGAAAATATTGTAGTAGTTAAATACGTTAGCGAAGCTATTGATGAGGATGAATTAAAGGCTAAGATAGCCAAATAA
- the infC gene encoding translation initiation factor IF-3 encodes MNDDIRVPEVRCNVDGEESLGVISIDEAMEKANELNLDLVLIAPDAKPPVAKIMDYGKYKYQKEKQLKEQRKKQVKIDVKEIKLSVKIAENDIAYKVKHAREFLEKGKHVKFRVFLKGREMAHPEAAKEVLLRVWPMVEDIAVMEKAPKFEGRYYNMYVVPQK; translated from the coding sequence ATGAATGACGATATCAGGGTTCCTGAGGTAAGATGTAACGTAGATGGTGAAGAATCTTTAGGTGTAATATCGATAGATGAAGCTATGGAAAAAGCAAATGAGCTTAATTTAGATTTGGTTTTAATAGCACCGGATGCTAAGCCGCCAGTTGCAAAAATTATGGACTACGGTAAATACAAATACCAAAAAGAGAAACAGCTAAAAGAGCAGAGAAAAAAACAAGTTAAAATCGATGTAAAAGAGATTAAACTATCTGTTAAAATTGCTGAAAATGATATTGCCTATAAAGTTAAACATGCCCGTGAATTTTTAGAAAAAGGTAAACACGTTAAGTTTCGCGTATTTTTAAAAGGACGTGAAATGGCTCACCCAGAAGCTGCTAAAGAGGTGCTTCTACGTGTTTGGCCTATGGTTGAAGATATTGCCGTTATGGAAAAAGCACCTAAGTTTGAGGGGCGTTATTACAATATGTACGTGGTTCCTCAGAAGTAG